A stretch of Macadamia integrifolia cultivar HAES 741 chromosome 7, SCU_Mint_v3, whole genome shotgun sequence DNA encodes these proteins:
- the LOC122084576 gene encoding beta-glucosidase 18-like — MKQKAFFLVVYVGFLQLMSSLVSSAFDRSEFPPSFLFGTATSFYQIEGAYLAGNKSLSNWDVFTHLPKKIVDGGTGDVADDHYHWYMEDAKLMHSLGANSYRFSISWSRILPRGRFGEVDSIGIEFYNRLIDAILLKGIQPFVTLNHYDIPQELEDRYGSWLSPQIQ; from the exons ATGAAGCAGAAAGCCTTCTTCTTGGTGGTATATGTTGGGTTTCTTCAACTCATGTCCTCCCTCGTTAGCAGTGCATTTGATCGCTCCGAATTCCCTCCCTCATTTCTTTTTGGAACTGCAACATCTTTTTATCAG ATAGAGGGTGCTTACTTGGCAGGTAACAAAAGCCTCAGCAATTGGGACGTATTCACTCACTTACcaa aaaaaatcgTGGATGGAGGCACTGGAGATGTTGCAGATGATCACTACCATTGGTACATG GAAGATGCAAAGTTGATGCATTCCTTAGGTGCAAATTCTTATAGATTCTCCATTTCATGGTCCAGAATCCTCCCAA GAGGTAGATTTGGAGAAGTTGATTCCATTGGAATCGAATTTTACAACAGGCTGATAGACGCAATCTTGCTCAAAG GAATACAACCATTTGTCACACTGAACCATTATGATATTCCTCAAGAACTTGAAGACCGATATGGGTCATGGTTGAGTCCACAAATACAGTAG
- the LOC122084826 gene encoding uncharacterized protein LOC122084826 — protein sequence MRRQLWLDLELLISSLVPWSVMGDFNVTLLSHEKRGPGKFNLGSAAEFQAMIDACEFLSIPSQGKKFTWTNNRRRGHAVAVLDRNFCDEKWIDVFRNVKQGLLLSSVSDHAPLFVVSDVVQRPTNIPFRFHSFWMENDQFISVAEEAWKTQIVGDPIVVLAQKLKQVKENLKVWGRATFPNLNDEVDKAKLKLKKVQDMIEVAGMNDELFNREADAKTVLLKVNQMYEKLWAEKAKLRWMKNGDCNSKIFHLSVKLRRVLEEEDVAGLEIALSGDEIKQAVWDLDPVSSPSPDGFPGSFFRRCWAIVEGDFCRAVKNFFEKGWLPKGINNCFISLIPKVEGAASLDRFRTICMGNFYCKVISKILSSRLLVVLPKLVSEEQGAFQQGKIISANISLASELSNLMHSSVRGGGMGLKLDVQKAYDSLAWEFLFAVMCKFGFSSRWICRIHNLLLSSRISILVNGGPVGFFGVGRGLQQGDPLSPFLFILAEEVLCKGLRSLAKDGLIKSLPGARGKKILVKWDEVDGSLKTSYLSSSIWPGLKKVWRWVESHEQWTVGNGQRIIFWKDSWLGKKPIEELYGLQLGLFDSMQAKVSDFICQDEWNFPQVRRRPREILNIFWCPPNSDWIKLNSDGCSIGNPRKSGAGGILRNEKAEVVANYRNFLGTRKNFEAEFLALMIGIELAKQHNVKRLWIECDSVAVVTNFQKRQSPWIGQQR from the exons ATGCGTAGGCAATTGTGGTTAGATCTGGAGCTGTTGATATCTTCTTTGGTTCCTTGGTCTGTGATGGGGGATTTCAATGTGACCCTGCTCTCTCATGAGAAAAGAGGTCCTGGTAAGTTTAATCTTGGATCGGCTGCTGAATTCCAGGCAATGATTGATGCGTGTGAATTTCTCTCTATCCcttctcagggaaagaaattcacttggactAACAATCGTCGAAGGGGTCATGCAGTTGCAGTGTTAGATCGGAATTTTTGTGATGAGAAGTGGATAGACGTGTTTAGAAATGTGAAGCAAGGTCTATTGTTGTCTTCGGTATCAGATCATGCCCCTCTATTTGTTGTCTCTGATGTTGTTCAAAGGCCTACAAATATCCCCTTCAGATTCCATagcttttggatggaaaatgatcaatttatctCCGTGGCTGAGGAAGCTTGGAAAACTCAGATAGTAGGTGATCCAATTGTCGTTTTGGCACAGAAATTAAAGCAGGTCAAGGAGAATTTAAAGGTTTGGGGGAGGGCTACCTTTCCTAACCTGAATGATGAGGTCGACAAAGCAAAGCTGAAATTAAAGAAGGTTCAAGACATGATAGAGGTGGCTGGGATGAACGATGAATTATTTAACAGAGAGGCAGATGCAAAAACAGTATTATTGAAGGTCAACCAAATGTACGAGAAgttgtgggctgaaaaagctaaactgagatggatgaaaaatggaGACTGTAACTCGAAAATTTTTCATCTCTCAGTGAAGCTTAGGAG GGTGTTGGAGGAGGAGGACGTGGCAGGATTGGAGATTGCCCTGAGTGGGGATGAAATAAAACAAGCggtttgggatttagatcctGTAAGCTCTCCAAGTCCTGATGGGTTCCCAGGCAGCTTCTTCAGGCGATGTTGGGCCATTGTTGAGGGTGATTTTTGTAGGGCAGTGAAAAATTTCTTTGAGAAAGGGTGGCTTCCTAAAGGAATAAACAAttgttttatttccttgatCCCCAAAGTTGAGGGTGCGGCCTCTCTTGATAGGTTTCGAACTATATGTATGGGAAACTTCTATTGCAAAGTGATATCAAAAATATTATCTTCAAGATTACTTGTTGTTTTGCCTAAATTGGTCTCGGAAGAGCAAGGCGCTTTCCAGCAGGGTAAAATAATTTCGGCAAATATCAGCCTCGCATCAGAACtgtcaaatttgatgcactCTTCGGTTAGGGGTGGTGGAATGGGGCTGAAGCTCGATGTTCAAAAGGCATATGACTCTCTAgcttgggaattcctctttgcaGTTATGTGCAAATTTGGGTTCTCCTCTAGGTGGATTTGTCGGATTCACAACCTTCTACTATCTTCCCGAATATCTATCTTGGTGAATGGTGGCCCAGTTGGGTTCTTTGGGGTTGGTAGAGGTCTCCAGCAAGGAGATCCTTTGTCTcccttcttatttattctggcaGAAGAGGTTCTCTGTAAAGGTCTTAGAAGTCTAGCAAAGGATGGTTTGATAAAATCTCTTCCTGGTGCTCGAG ggaagaagatactGGTGAAGTGGGATGAG GTTGATGGTTCGCTGAAAACTTcctacctttcctcttcgaTATGGCCTGGTCTTAAAAAGGTGTGGAGGTGGGTAGAGTCTCATGAGCAATGGACTGTTGGGAATGGTCAGAGGATAATTTTTTGGAAAGATAGTTGGCTAGGAAAGAAGCCTATTGAGGAGTTGTATGGCCTGCAGTTAGGTCTCTTTGATTCGATGCAAGCAAAGGTTTCCGATTTCATTTGCCAAGATGAGTGGAATTTTCCCCAG GTGCGGAGAAGGCCTCGGGAAATCCTCAATATTTTCTGGTGCCCTCCTAATTCAGATTGGATAAAACTCAATTCGGACGGTTGCTCTATTGGTAATCCAAGGAAGTCTGGAGCAGGGGGAATCCTTCGCAATGAAAAGGCAGAGGTAGTGGCAAATTACAGAAATTTTCTAGGAACTCGCAAAAATTTCGAGGCTGAATTTCTGGCACTTATGATAGGGATTGAATTAGCTAAGCAGCACAATGTGAAACGGCtatggatagaatgtgattcagttgCAGTTGTGACTAATTTTCAGAAGAGGCAAAGTCCGTGGATAGGTCAGCAAAGATAG
- the LOC122084577 gene encoding beta-glucosidase 9-like isoform X4: protein MKQKAFFLVVYVGFLQLMSSLVSSAFDRSEFPPSFLFGTATSFYQIEGAYFWQVTKASAIGTYSLTYQKKSWMEALEMLQMITTIGTWNTTICHTEPL from the exons ATGAAGCAGAAAGCCTTCTTCTTGGTGGTATATGTTGGGTTTCTTCAACTCATGTCCTCCCTCGTTAGCAGTGCATTTGATCGCTCCGAATTCCCTCCCTCATTTCTTTTTGGAACTGCAACATCTTTTTATCAG ATAGAGGGTGCTTACTTTTGGCAGGTAACAAAAGCCTCAGCAATTGGGACGTATTCACTCACTTACcaa aaaaaatcgTGGATGGAGGCACTGGAGATGTTGCAGATGATCACTACCATTGGTACATG GAATACAACCATTTGTCACACTGAACCATTATGA
- the LOC122084577 gene encoding uncharacterized protein LOC122084577 isoform X2 — protein MAVLMGFHPGSLLLINQIKSDRGCLLLAVVMKFKSGYSFSVEVATQVVPKKLGITVVQNDQGDKVPTHTTTGWRKKSWMEALEMLQMITTIGTWNTTICHTEPL, from the exons ATGGCAGTATTAATGGGATTCCATCCAGGAAGTCTCCTTTTGATCAATCAAATTAAATCAG ATAGAGGGTGCTTACTTTTGGCAG TCGTCATGAAGTTTAAATCAGGATATAGTTTCTCTGTGGAGGTGGCCACTCAAGTTGTGCCTAAGAAGTTGGGCATTACTGTTGTTCAGAACGACCAGGGTGACAAGGTCCCTACTCACACAACCACAGGTTGGCGg aaaaaatcgTGGATGGAGGCACTGGAGATGTTGCAGATGATCACTACCATTGGTACATG GAATACAACCATTTGTCACACTGAACCATTATGA
- the LOC122084577 gene encoding uncharacterized protein LOC122084577 isoform X3, whose protein sequence is MAVLMGFHPGSLLLINQIKSDRGCLLLAVVMKFKSGYSFSVEVATQVVPKKLGITVVQNDQGDKVPTHTTTEKIVDGGTGDVADDHYHWYMVKSTSQNPAQT, encoded by the exons ATGGCAGTATTAATGGGATTCCATCCAGGAAGTCTCCTTTTGATCAATCAAATTAAATCAG ATAGAGGGTGCTTACTTTTGGCAG TCGTCATGAAGTTTAAATCAGGATATAGTTTCTCTGTGGAGGTGGCCACTCAAGTTGTGCCTAAGAAGTTGGGCATTACTGTTGTTCAGAACGACCAGGGTGACAAGGTCCCTACTCACACAACCACAG aaaaaatcgTGGATGGAGGCACTGGAGATGTTGCAGATGATCACTACCATTGGTACATGGTAAAATCTACATCACAAAATCCTGCTCAAACCTAG
- the LOC122084577 gene encoding uncharacterized protein LOC122084577 isoform X1, whose protein sequence is MAVLMGFHPGSLLLINQIKSDRGCLLLAVVMKFKSGYSFSVEVATQVVPKKLGITVVQNDQGDKVPTHTTTGWRVCIDYRRLNFVTLKNHFPLPFIDQILKKLAG, encoded by the exons ATGGCAGTATTAATGGGATTCCATCCAGGAAGTCTCCTTTTGATCAATCAAATTAAATCAG ATAGAGGGTGCTTACTTTTGGCAG TCGTCATGAAGTTTAAATCAGGATATAGTTTCTCTGTGGAGGTGGCCACTCAAGTTGTGCCTAAGAAGTTGGGCATTACTGTTGTTCAGAACGACCAGGGTGACAAGGTCCCTACTCACACAACCACAGGTTGGCGggtatgcattgattatcggaGATTGAATTTTGTTACACTTAAGAATCACTTTCCTTTGCCGTTCATTGATCAAATCCTGAAGAAATTAGCAGGCTaa